A genomic segment from Bryobacteraceae bacterium encodes:
- a CDS encoding TonB-dependent receptor gives MAFRLAFVLPLIVFSLDAATLRGRVLDPDGAGVPGAVVHLRSRDGGFAQSAMCDGTGAYLIANLAETAYLAVADAPDFASSAAQPVELRGDRELDLTLSLARLSTELSVTAASTAQSPAEISKAFDLIDKHEIDARAEYSLVEALRLTPGIRVMQLGGPGALARIHSRGLRAFDTSLLIDGFRFRDVSAPQADGAGFFGDFLLLGTERIEVLRGSGSSLYGTHAIGGVVNMVTADGSGPFHGEVSGEGGGLGLFRGVARAGGGLLDDRLRLSGAVSHLNVTSGIDANDPTRNWSAQGFAQYVLTPRTRIGARLFANDTYLALNGTPSAAPVSALPSTLPVPAVEGRTFFTAPDDPDYNRYSSFLSALLTVSHQWTPAAAFRAQYQGVTTRRDNRDGPGGVGFQPEANNSNRFDGRIDTAQARTDLTLSRRHFVSAGWEFEREHYDNLSRDPQTNARVTAAQRSHALFAQDQWRMAGDRLQLSLSGRFQNFSLSRPAFTGGNPEYAGVALPSPPNALTGDAAVSYFAPSAGAKFRAHVGNSYRSPALYERYGYSFFAGSFSAYGDPRIAPERSIAFDAGFDQYFLNSRVQVSGTWFYTRLQQVIGFDFSGIINPATDPYGRFSGYRNTGGGLARGVELSTRAQITRSLYAQGAYTYTNADERTSALLGGSVRSIRVSPHTVSAMVTQRLWRSVDVTFDFFGASSYWWQMFSGGARPFLFSGPKKADVVVNYTRPLGERARLVVFTRVENVFNRTYYEDAYRTPKAWAVGGLRFAW, from the coding sequence ATGGCGTTTCGACTCGCCTTCGTTCTCCCCCTGATTGTTTTCTCCCTGGACGCCGCTACTTTGCGCGGCCGCGTTCTGGACCCGGACGGCGCCGGCGTGCCCGGCGCGGTGGTCCACCTTCGGAGCCGCGACGGTGGCTTTGCGCAATCCGCCATGTGCGACGGCACGGGAGCCTACCTGATCGCCAATCTGGCTGAGACGGCGTACCTCGCCGTGGCCGATGCGCCGGACTTCGCGAGTTCGGCCGCTCAACCTGTGGAACTCCGCGGAGACCGGGAACTCGATCTGACGCTCTCGCTCGCCCGCCTATCCACCGAGCTATCCGTCACAGCCGCCTCCACCGCGCAATCCCCCGCCGAGATCAGCAAGGCGTTCGACCTGATTGACAAGCACGAGATCGACGCACGCGCCGAGTACTCGCTTGTCGAGGCGCTTCGTCTCACACCCGGCATCCGCGTGATGCAGCTCGGCGGACCGGGCGCGCTCGCCCGCATCCACTCGCGCGGCCTGCGCGCGTTCGATACCTCGTTGCTGATTGACGGCTTTCGCTTCCGCGACGTCTCCGCACCGCAAGCAGACGGCGCCGGCTTCTTCGGCGACTTCCTCCTGCTCGGCACAGAGCGCATCGAAGTGTTGCGCGGCTCGGGCTCGTCCCTCTACGGCACGCACGCCATCGGCGGCGTGGTGAACATGGTGACGGCGGACGGTTCCGGTCCGTTCCACGGAGAGGTTTCGGGAGAGGGCGGCGGGCTCGGGCTGTTCCGCGGGGTGGCGCGCGCCGGGGGCGGACTGCTCGACGACCGGCTGCGGCTCAGCGGCGCTGTCTCCCACCTGAACGTGACCTCCGGCATTGACGCCAACGATCCGACACGCAACTGGTCCGCGCAAGGCTTCGCGCAGTACGTGCTGACGCCGAGGACGCGGATCGGGGCGCGGCTTTTCGCCAACGATACCTACCTGGCGCTCAATGGAACGCCCTCGGCCGCTCCCGTTTCCGCGCTCCCCTCGACGCTGCCGGTTCCCGCCGTCGAAGGCCGCACGTTCTTCACCGCGCCGGACGACCCGGACTACAACCGCTACTCGAGCTTCCTTTCGGCGCTGTTGACCGTGTCGCACCAATGGACGCCGGCGGCGGCGTTTCGCGCCCAGTATCAGGGCGTGACCACGCGGCGCGACAATCGCGACGGCCCCGGCGGCGTAGGCTTTCAACCGGAAGCGAACAATTCCAACCGGTTCGACGGCCGTATCGACACCGCGCAGGCGCGCACGGACCTGACGCTCTCCCGCCGCCACTTCGTTTCCGCCGGATGGGAGTTCGAACGCGAGCACTACGACAACCTGTCGCGGGATCCGCAGACCAACGCCCGCGTCACGGCGGCGCAGCGCAGCCACGCGCTGTTCGCGCAGGACCAGTGGCGCATGGCCGGCGATCGCCTCCAGCTGTCCCTCTCCGGGCGGTTCCAGAACTTCAGCCTTTCGCGGCCGGCCTTCACGGGCGGTAATCCGGAGTATGCCGGCGTGGCGCTGCCGTCTCCGCCGAACGCTCTCACCGGCGACGCGGCGGTCTCCTACTTCGCGCCGTCGGCAGGCGCCAAGTTTCGCGCCCACGTGGGCAACTCGTATCGTTCCCCGGCGCTCTATGAGCGCTATGGCTATTCATTTTTCGCCGGCTCCTTCAGCGCATACGGCGACCCGCGGATCGCGCCGGAACGCTCTATCGCCTTCGACGCCGGTTTCGACCAGTACTTCCTCAACTCGCGCGTGCAGGTGTCCGGCACGTGGTTCTACACGCGGCTGCAGCAGGTGATCGGATTCGACTTCAGCGGCATCATCAATCCAGCCACGGATCCGTATGGGCGGTTTTCGGGCTATCGCAACACCGGAGGCGGGCTTGCCCGCGGCGTGGAACTGAGCACGCGAGCGCAGATCACGCGATCGCTCTACGCGCAGGGCGCCTACACCTACACCAACGCCGACGAGCGCACGTCGGCGCTGCTTGGCGGATCGGTCCGGAGCATTCGCGTCTCCCCCCACACGGTGTCGGCGATGGTGACGCAGCGGCTGTGGCGCTCCGTGGATGTGACGTTCGATTTCTTCGGCGCGTCGAGCTACTGGTGGCAGATGTTCTCCGGCGGGGCGCGTCCGTTCCTGTTCTCCGGGCCGAAGAAGGCGGACGTCGTCGTGAACTACACGCGGCCGCTCGGCGAGCGCGCGCGGCTGGTGGTGTTCACGCGGGTGGAGAACGTGTTCAACCGGACTTACTACGAGGACGCGTACCGGACGCCCAAAGCTTGGGCGGTGGGCGGTCTGCGCTTTGCGTGGTAG
- a CDS encoding TIM barrel protein: MRRRQLLQTAAAFTAASSQMRGNEPKFRLRYGPHPGMFRNSVGEDILDQIQFAADQGFTAWEDNGAMGRDPALQTKIGDALEKNGMKMGVFVSIADFKTTDFVTKSDAVFRAAIRKEMEKAVECAKRVRTKWTTVVPSIVNNRLDPHFQTANCVENLKYLAEVCEPSGLVMVLEPLNWYANHPGLFLRSVPQGYMICKAVNSPSCKVLDDLYHQQIDVGNLIPNMEKAWDEIAYIQVGDNPGRKEPGTGEINYRSIFGWLHRKGYDGVVGMEHGNSKPGKDGEMAVIAAYRDADRF, from the coding sequence ATGCGACGCAGACAGCTTCTTCAGACCGCGGCGGCCTTCACTGCCGCCTCTTCGCAAATGCGAGGGAACGAACCAAAGTTCCGGCTGCGATATGGACCGCACCCCGGCATGTTCCGGAACTCGGTCGGCGAGGACATCCTCGATCAGATCCAGTTCGCCGCCGACCAGGGCTTCACTGCTTGGGAGGACAACGGCGCCATGGGCCGCGACCCGGCGCTGCAAACCAAGATCGGCGATGCGCTCGAAAAGAACGGCATGAAGATGGGCGTGTTCGTCTCGATCGCCGACTTCAAGACGACCGATTTCGTCACCAAATCCGACGCCGTCTTCCGCGCCGCGATCCGCAAGGAGATGGAGAAAGCCGTCGAGTGCGCCAAACGCGTGCGCACCAAGTGGACCACCGTTGTGCCCTCGATCGTCAACAACCGGCTCGACCCGCACTTCCAGACGGCGAACTGCGTCGAAAACTTGAAGTACCTGGCCGAAGTCTGCGAACCGTCGGGACTCGTGATGGTGCTCGAACCGCTCAACTGGTACGCCAACCACCCGGGGCTGTTCCTGCGCTCCGTCCCGCAGGGCTACATGATCTGCAAGGCGGTGAACTCGCCGAGCTGCAAGGTGCTCGACGATCTATATCACCAGCAGATCGACGTCGGCAACCTGATTCCGAACATGGAGAAGGCGTGGGACGAGATCGCCTACATCCAGGTGGGCGACAATCCGGGGCGCAAGGAGCCGGGCACGGGCGAGATCAACTACCGCTCGATTTTCGGCTGGCTCCATCGCAAAGGCTACGACGGTGTGGTGGGCATGGAGCACGGCAACAGCAAGCCGGGCAAGGACGGTGAGATGGCGGTGATCGCCGCCTATCGCGACGCCGACCGCTTCTAG